The window AATACCGTCTGACTGATAGGTTGGTGTATAGGTAGCATATTCCTTTGTATTCTTATAAAAGTTTTTCGGAATAGCATTTATAAATTTCTTAAGATCCGGAATGTGATCCGTATTGATATAATCCACTCCCAAATCCATCAGATTTACCCATGCATTAGGGAAATCAGGGGCTCCATAAAAACGAATCGGTTTTTGCTGGGCATGCGCTTTGTTTACAGCAGTTTTGATTTTTTGCGTTTCTTCATCCCTTGGAATTCCTTTTCCATTCCATTTTACCAATCCCGGAAGGTCTGCACTGAACATTCCGATTCTTTTCAGCTGATCTGCTTCATAATTTTTTTCCAGGTCACCATCAAAAAAAAGATAATCCGGATAATTATTAAATTCTGACGGCTGAGGCTTTCCACCGGTAATGACAATTTTAATTCCGGAATTTCCTGTAATTTCAGGATATTTCTTTAATGTACTGACTAAAGCAGCCAGTGATGTTTTATAATCCTGCTTGATATCAATCAGCAATTGAAGTTTTTCACCTGCATCAGGATAAATATTTCCATTGTTCAGCTTAATCTGTTTTGAAATATTATCAAGATAAAGATTCTCCAGTGTTCTGTCTGCCGAAAGTTCTTTTTCAGTATGTGCTACCCAAAGCTTACCTTTTACCAGAAAAACATCTGCCTCAATGGATCCGAAGTTGGCATAATAAGCCTGCCAGAAAGGAATTTCCTGCATATAGTCATTATGCGAATGGGCATTCCCAACATTGTAATGTAAATAATTCTGTGCCTGATTTTCTGAAAATACGGCCAAAGCCGCTACAGCTACTATTTTTGATAATTTCATTCGTATATCTTTATTGTTCTTTACAGGCTCACTGGAAAGCCTGAGAAAAACTATATCACCACAGAAATTCTGCAATGATATAGTGGTTTATCTATAAAAGATTAAAATTTTACCAGCCTTCATTCTGTTTAATGATTCCGTGACTGTTTACGATTTCAACCTGTGGAACTGCCCAAACATTATGGATAGCCGGATTAAAGTTTCTTGCTGCCCACACTACCTGTCCATTGATACCGTGCAGAGGTTTCGCATAAGCTGCCTGCGCATCTCCCCAACGTACAAGGTCTCTGTGTCTGTCTGCCCATTCACCCGCAAGTTCACAGCGTCTTTCATGCTTCAGATCAGCCATTGTACATCCATTCTTCGGAGATAATCCTGCGCGTACTCTGATCATATTGATTTCCTGATCTGCAGATTTCCCCTGCATCAGTAAGGCTTCTGCTTTGATCAGGATGACCTCAGCATAACGCATAATCGGAACGGCAAGGTCTGTACACGGGTAATCTCCGTTGGCACTTACATGGCCGCTGTTCAGCTGATATTTGAAGGCATCCATATATTTATTGAACTGGTATCCGGTAAGGGAGTTGGTAGAAGCATAGGTTCTTACCTTTCCGTTAAAAGTAAACTGATCTCCTGTTTTCAGGATGGTAGCACTTCTTCTAAGGTCTCCGGTTTCATATTCATCATACAATTCTTTAGTGGGTTGGAAATATCCCCATCCGTTGTATTCCCCCCAACCTTTGTTCTCAAGCATTACTCCCGGAAGAATGCTTCCCCATGCTGTAAATTTAGGGGTTCCCGGGACAGACCAGATGTATTCTGAACTGTAGTTATTGTCCGCTTTGAAAACGTCAGCGAAGTTACCCAGCAACGCCCTGTTTCCTTTGGTCATTACCTCATTAGCCCAGAATTCAGCATTCTTCCAGTCTTTCATAAACAGGTATACTTTTGCCAGCAATGCCCATGCTGCGGCTTTATGCGGTCTTCCGTAATCTTTTGCGGGAAGTTCTGCCTGAGCAGGTAATAATTCGGCGGCTCTTTTCAGATCATTAACAATGTAAGTGTAATTTTCCATTACATTGGCTGCTCTTGGAATCGGGTTTGGATCCGGATCTTTCGAACGGTCAATAATCGGAACTCCGGCTTTTTCATTTCCGTAAGAGTAAGCCAATTCAAAATACATTCTGCTGCTCATGAACAGAGCTTCTCCAAGATATTTATTTTTAATGGCTGATGAAGTCTGAATATTATCCACATTACGGATCACACGGTTGGCCACTCCGATTACGTTATATCTTTTGTTCCACTGGGTTTCAAGATCGCCCGCGGCAATATAATTGCTGCTGAAGTTTTTAGCGTTATCAGCCTCACTTTTAGCTCGTCCGGTGACCATATCATCACTGGCATTGATAAACCAGAACAATCCTCTTCCGTAAAATTCACCATCAAACAACGGCTTATACATAGCATTTGCTCCGGTAATCAGATCATTTTCTGTTTTCCAGAAGCTGGCTTCAGTAGGGGTTCCTTCGGGCTGAACATCTAACTCTCCTGTACATGATAGCAGCATTACAGATATTCCTGCCGCTAAAAATATTGTATTGAAAAATTTCATTTTTTTTCTTTTTTGTTGGTTAAAAAATTATAATCCGATCTCCACTCCAAAGATGAATGAGCGTGCCTGAGGGTATCTTCCGGTATCTACTCCGTAAGAGTTCATTCCTACTTCAGGATCAAATCCTGTATATTTCGTAATCGTAAACAGGTTGTTGGAAGTCATATAGATTCTTACTTTGTTTACATCCAGCCTGCTGTACAGTTCTTTCGGTAATGAATAACCGATGGTAAGGTTCTTCAGTCTTAAGTAAGATCCGTCTTCCACATAGAAATCTGATACTTTGGAATAATTACCGCTTGGATCACCATGTACCAGTCTTGGAATATCAGTATTGGTATTCTGAGGAGTCCATGCATTCAGGATATCTCTGTCCATATTATAATTCTGCCCGGTTCCGCCAGGGTTCAAAGAAATAAACTTCATTCCGTTGAATATTTTATTTCCGTATACTCCCTGGAAGAATAAATTCAGGTCAAAGTTTTTCCAGGTCATGTTGTAAGAGAATCCGTAAGAGAACTTAGGGTATGGGCTTCCAAGATTGACAAAGTCGTTATTATTAAGTACTCCGGTATTTCCTTCTTTTTTCAGGAATTTGATATCACCCGGTTTAGCATTGGGCTGGATCAGATTTCCGTTGGCATCTTTATAATTATTAATTTCTTCCTGAGTCTGGAAAATGCCGCCCGTCTTATAACCGTAGAAAGAATACAGAGGGTCTCCTACTTTCACACGGGTTGGTTTCAATACGCCTCTTACTCCGTTATCATTGATAAAGATCTCATCTACATTGGCAAGCCGCTTCACCGTATTTTTTAGTTGATTCATGGTTGCTCCCACTGAGAAAGTGAAATCATCTGAAATAACTTTGTTGTAATTGATTCCCAGCTCATATCCTTTATCCTGAAATAATCCGGCATTTACATACTGATTATTATACGTTGCCGTACTTGGTAAGCTTACATTGAAGATCTGGTCCTTGGAATTCTTTACAAAGTAATCGAACTGTAAGGAAAGGCTGTTGTGAAGAAATGACGCATCCACCCCAAAGTTCGTCTGCTCAGATTTACCCCATTTCAGATCCGGATTCGGACGTGTGGTAGCATAATAAGCAATATTCTGTGAAGGGTCCTGTCCGAAAATGATATTGTTATCTCTGGTCATTAACGGATTCACAGCTTGGTAGGAGACTCCTCCAAGATTCCCTAAAATTCCATAGCTTCCTCTCAATTTCAGCGTGGAAAGCCATGAAATATTTTTTATGAAATTTTCTTTGGAGAGCATCCATCCTCCTGAAATAGAGTAATAATCCGAAAAGTGTTTTTCTTTTGAAACCAAAGAGGTTCCATCCCTTCTTCCCAGCAAACTAATCATATATTTTCCGGCATAGTCATAGTTTACCCTCGCCAGATAAGATGTTAAAGTACTTCTGTATTTATAACTGTCAGCTTCTTTATTAGTATCTGCGGCATTCTGAAGATATCTGAAAGCTTCTGCTTCACTTCTGAAATCAAAAGTTTTTGCACGGAATCCGTCTTCAGTTGTTTTCTGGAATGTTAAACCTGCAAGGAAGTCAAAATTATGCTGTCCTGCAGCTAATTTATAGGTAAGAAGCTGCTCAGCAAGAGAAGTAGAGACATTATTGGATTGATATTCCAGGCTGTTGGTATCAAAAATCTTTCCTACTTCCAATACTCTGGAATTAAATTGCTTTACATTTCCCAGTTTAAATGTCTGGGCAAAGTTAGAACGGAATTTTAAATTTTTTGCCAAAGTAATTTCCGCATATGGATTGATCAGAATCTCGTGGGTAGGATTTCTGATACTGATCCTTTGAAGATACGCCACCGGATTGATCATATCTCCGTATCCTCCTGCCACATCAATCGGAAGTCCTGAGAATGCACCGTTAGGAGTGTATACAGGAACATTGGGCGGATAATACATGGCAGCCACTAAAGCTCCTGTATATCCACTTTTGGTATCTGCTGTATTGCCGTCAGAATAATTATAATACATATTTTCTCCAATGGTCAGCCAGTCTTTTACTTTATGTTCAGAATTCACTCTGAAATTGTATCGTTTTGCCTGGGTATTCAGCAGGATCCCTTCCAGACTTCTGTGATTCATCCCTACAAAATATCTGGATTTTTCACTCCCTCCGCTCAGGTTTACATTATATTCCTGAATGGTTCCCGTTCTGAAAATTTCTTTCATCCAGTCTGTTCTGGTGATTCTTCCATCCGGATACTGAGTAGGATTAAAAGCCATTGGCAGACTTCCTAATTTTCCGGCATTTTCATAGGCCTTGTACATTACATCCTGAAATTCTGCTGCATTCAGGGATTCTTTCAGTCTCCACGCCTCATTTAAACCGTATTTAACATCGAAATCTACAGTAAGATTTCCTTTTTTTCCTTTTTTAGTGGTAATAAGAATAACCCCTCCGGAAGATCTTGCCCCGTAGATGGCCGCAGAAGCATCTTTAAGGACGGAGATATCCTGAATATCGTTGGGATTAATAGAAGGAGTTCCGTTGAAAACTACCCCATCTACTACATAAAGAGGAGTTTCTCCGTTGATCCCTCCCAGACCACGAATATTTACCTTCGGAGCTCCGTTAGGATCCCCACCTTCGTTCACCACCGTTACTCCCGGAGCTTTCCCCTGAAGCACTTCTCCTACCCCAGACAAAGATCTGGAAGTAAGCTTATCCAGTGACGCTTCCGAAACAGCGCCGGAAACTTTACTTTTTTTCTGTGTTCCATATCCAACCACAACAATCTCGTCGATGGATTTTTCTTTTAAGCTGTCTTTCTTCTGAGCGAGGAACATCGGTGAAGCTGATATTGCACCAATAAGTAATACCCTTCCCGTTAAATACATTACTGAGACAGGGGTTTTAAATACATTCATGATCTCCTTTTTGATTAGGTGCAAAATTAGAACAGCCTGCTCCCACTACTCATTAAGGTTTTCTTATGTTTTTATTAAGAAATTTTAGCTTTTTTAAGATACTTTATACCACAAAACAAAAATAAAAAACTGTATTACAGATACATAAGTAAATAAAAGTAATCATTCCATTGATATCCTATGCATAACTCAGATTAACTTTATTTTAAGTTTACCCTCCATTCTGGACAATACATCAAGAAATTATTAAAAATTATTTCAGGAATAATAAATAACTGAGTTCATTTTTCTTTTTTTACATTTGCTGAAAATAGATTTTACTTTTGAATACAGACCTAAAGAAACCATTGGGATTTGCATCAGAAGAAAAATAAAACATTAAAAATCATACGAATTCAATGACCATCATTATAACAGGAACCTCATCAGGAATCGGGTTTGCATTGGCCGAATATTTTGGTAAAAAAGGACATAAAGTATATGGATTAAGCAGAAAGCATACAGAAAGCCAGTACTTCAAATCAATACCTACTGATGTGACGGATAATACAGCAGTTCAGAATGCTATTGCTGAGGTTTTAAAAACAGAATCTAAAATTGATGTTCTGATCAATAATGCCGGAATGGGAATGGTAGGTGCCGTAGAAGATTCTACGCAGGAAGATATTTTAAAACTGTTCAGTCTGAATCTTGCCGGACCTGTACAGATGATGAGTGCTGTTCTTCCAAACATGCGTGAGCATAAATTTGGAAAAATCATTAATGTTTCCAGTATCGGAAGTGAAATGGGACTGCCTTTCCGCGGATTTTACTCCGCCTCAAAATCTGCTTTGGATAAAGTAACGGAGGCAATGAGATACGAAGTATACCCATGGAATATTGAAGTATGTTCGCTGCATTTGGGAGATATTAAAACCAATATTGCAGACAACAGAGTGATTGCAAAAGTTTCCCAGCCTTATAAAAATGTTTTTGACAAAGTATACGCGCTGATGAACGCTCATGTGAATGACGGAACTGATCCACTGGAAGTTGCGGAATATATTGAACAACTTTTAGCAAAAAATAAATGGAAAGCTCATTATTATTTTGGTAAATTCGGGCAGAAAATCGGAGTTCCTTTGAAATGGATTCTTCCGCAGGGAACTTATGAGAATTTGATGAAGAAGTATAATAAACTGGATAAAAATTAGTTGATTGATAAGGCGCATTGTCATTCTGAACGGAATGAATGCAGTGAAGAATCTTTTAGATTCCTCTTCATATTCAGAAGAATAAATTGAAATTACTTTTAAAAATATTTTTTGTACTGTTCTGCGTTTTTATACAAGCGCAGAAGAAGCAGTATTGGCTGATCGATACGGAAACCAAAGTCAGAAAAAAAGTAAAAGATTCTACTTCTGCAGTCAAATTTCTGGACTCGCTGGCTCAAAGCAATTATTTCTTTACCCAGCTGAAAGAGGTAAAAGTAAAGGGAGACAGTACCGAAATTTTCTATGATAAAGGAAAAAATTTCAATGAGACGTATGTTAACCTTACGGACTCCCTTGTTCAGAAACTGAAGATTCAAAAAGATTTTTTCACCAAAAACCTGGATTCCACCAAGAAAAGTATTAATAAAACGTATATTGATGAAGGCTATTCTTTCAGCAGGATCAAATCCAAATACAAAGGCCAGAAAAACGGTTATCCAATCGTAGAGCTTGACATCAACAAGAATGACAAAAGAACGATTGACGGATTTGTCGTAAAAGGATACGAAAAAGTTCCGAGGAGATTCATCAAAAACCTGGAAAAGGAATTTAAAGGCAAAAACTATGATGATAAAAACCTTTTGGC of the Chryseobacterium aureum genome contains:
- a CDS encoding SDR family oxidoreductase, whose product is MTIIITGTSSGIGFALAEYFGKKGHKVYGLSRKHTESQYFKSIPTDVTDNTAVQNAIAEVLKTESKIDVLINNAGMGMVGAVEDSTQEDILKLFSLNLAGPVQMMSAVLPNMREHKFGKIINVSSIGSEMGLPFRGFYSASKSALDKVTEAMRYEVYPWNIEVCSLHLGDIKTNIADNRVIAKVSQPYKNVFDKVYALMNAHVNDGTDPLEVAEYIEQLLAKNKWKAHYYFGKFGQKIGVPLKWILPQGTYENLMKKYNKLDKN
- a CDS encoding SusC/RagA family TonB-linked outer membrane protein, with the protein product MNVFKTPVSVMYLTGRVLLIGAISASPMFLAQKKDSLKEKSIDEIVVVGYGTQKKSKVSGAVSEASLDKLTSRSLSGVGEVLQGKAPGVTVVNEGGDPNGAPKVNIRGLGGINGETPLYVVDGVVFNGTPSINPNDIQDISVLKDASAAIYGARSSGGVILITTKKGKKGNLTVDFDVKYGLNEAWRLKESLNAAEFQDVMYKAYENAGKLGSLPMAFNPTQYPDGRITRTDWMKEIFRTGTIQEYNVNLSGGSEKSRYFVGMNHRSLEGILLNTQAKRYNFRVNSEHKVKDWLTIGENMYYNYSDGNTADTKSGYTGALVAAMYYPPNVPVYTPNGAFSGLPIDVAGGYGDMINPVAYLQRISIRNPTHEILINPYAEITLAKNLKFRSNFAQTFKLGNVKQFNSRVLEVGKIFDTNSLEYQSNNVSTSLAEQLLTYKLAAGQHNFDFLAGLTFQKTTEDGFRAKTFDFRSEAEAFRYLQNAADTNKEADSYKYRSTLTSYLARVNYDYAGKYMISLLGRRDGTSLVSKEKHFSDYYSISGGWMLSKENFIKNISWLSTLKLRGSYGILGNLGGVSYQAVNPLMTRDNNIIFGQDPSQNIAYYATTRPNPDLKWGKSEQTNFGVDASFLHNSLSLQFDYFVKNSKDQIFNVSLPSTATYNNQYVNAGLFQDKGYELGINYNKVISDDFTFSVGATMNQLKNTVKRLANVDEIFINDNGVRGVLKPTRVKVGDPLYSFYGYKTGGIFQTQEEINNYKDANGNLIQPNAKPGDIKFLKKEGNTGVLNNNDFVNLGSPYPKFSYGFSYNMTWKNFDLNLFFQGVYGNKIFNGMKFISLNPGGTGQNYNMDRDILNAWTPQNTNTDIPRLVHGDPSGNYSKVSDFYVEDGSYLRLKNLTIGYSLPKELYSRLDVNKVRIYMTSNNLFTITKYTGFDPEVGMNSYGVDTGRYPQARSFIFGVEIGL
- a CDS encoding RagB/SusD family nutrient uptake outer membrane protein; the encoded protein is MKFFNTIFLAAGISVMLLSCTGELDVQPEGTPTEASFWKTENDLITGANAMYKPLFDGEFYGRGLFWFINASDDMVTGRAKSEADNAKNFSSNYIAAGDLETQWNKRYNVIGVANRVIRNVDNIQTSSAIKNKYLGEALFMSSRMYFELAYSYGNEKAGVPIIDRSKDPDPNPIPRAANVMENYTYIVNDLKRAAELLPAQAELPAKDYGRPHKAAAWALLAKVYLFMKDWKNAEFWANEVMTKGNRALLGNFADVFKADNNYSSEYIWSVPGTPKFTAWGSILPGVMLENKGWGEYNGWGYFQPTKELYDEYETGDLRRSATILKTGDQFTFNGKVRTYASTNSLTGYQFNKYMDAFKYQLNSGHVSANGDYPCTDLAVPIMRYAEVILIKAEALLMQGKSADQEINMIRVRAGLSPKNGCTMADLKHERRCELAGEWADRHRDLVRWGDAQAAYAKPLHGINGQVVWAARNFNPAIHNVWAVPQVEIVNSHGIIKQNEGW